The following are encoded in a window of Thunnus albacares chromosome 17, fThuAlb1.1, whole genome shotgun sequence genomic DNA:
- the ints1 gene encoding integrator complex subunit 1 isoform X2 has product MNRPKPTTLRRPSAAKPSGHPPPGDFIALGSKSQGGEPKAPAVLLKPAATGLPADRKRETTSTLPSSSGLSSLAKRPKLSTTPPVSALGRLADVAAVDKRAISPSIKEPSVVPIEVSPAVLLDEIEAAESEGNDDRIEGLLCGAVKQLKLNRAKPDITLYLSLMFLAKIKPNVFATEGIIEALCSLLRRDASINFKAKGNSLVSVLACNLLMAAYEEDENWPEIFVKVYIEDSLGERIWVDSSHCKNFVDNIQTAFGTKMPPKSMLLQADTGRSGGDLSAGSSPHPSTPDEDDSQTELLIAEEKLSPEDDGQVMPRYEELAESVEDYVLDVLRDQLNRRQPMDNVSRNLLRLLTATCGYKEARLMAVQRLEMWLQNPKLTRPAQDLLMSLCMNCNTHGSDDMEVISNLIKIRLKPKVLLNHYMLCVRELLNAHRDNLATMVKLVIFNELSNARNPNNMQVLHTVLQHSPEQAPKFLAMVFQDLLTNKDDYLRASRALLREIIKQTKHEINFQSFCFGLMQERKEASYVDMEFKERFVIQVTDLLTVSMMLGITAQVKEAGIAWDKGEKKNLEVLRSFQNQIAAIQRDAVWWLHTVVPTISKVGAKDYVHCLHKVLFTEQPETYYKWDNWPPESDRNFFLRLCSEVPLLEDTLMRILVIGLSRDLPLGPADAMELADHLVKRAAGVQSDDLEVLKVERIQLIDAVLNLCTYHHPENIQLPAGYQPPNLAISTLYWKAWLLLLVVAAFNPQKIGLAAWDGYPTLKMLMEMVMTNNYTFPPCTVADEDTKTEMINRELQISQREKQEILAFESHLAAASTKQTITESNSLLLSQLTSLDPQGPPRRPPPQVQEQVKSLNQSLRLGHLLCRSRNPDFLLNIIQRQASSQSMPWLADLVQSSEGSLDVLPVQCLCEFLLHDAADDSLPIEDDEEGESKEQRAKKRQRQQKQRQLLGRLQDLLLGPKADEQTTCEVLDYFLRRLSSSQVASRVLAMKGLSLVLSEGGLKDGEERDQPMEEDSTDAELLPGYQWLLQDLPKLPLFDSVRGMTSTALQQAIHMETDPQTISAYLIYLSQHAPVEEQASHNDLALVITDVARLIVERSTIMNSLFSKHSTRPESDAVLSAFLTIFSTYIKRMRKTKEGEDLYSWSESQDQVFLRWTTGETATMHILVVHAMVILLTLGPPKGESDFYNLLDIWFPDKKPLPTAFLVDTSEEALLLPDWLKLRMIRSEVSRLVDAALQDLEPQQLLLFVQSFGIPVSSMSKLLQYLDQAVSHDPQTLEQNIMDKHYMAHLVEVQHERGATGGHTFHGLLSSSLPPHRDGAETSKAKVTVEMPHSSVKMRAASQLPAVGPDDDLTGMMLQIFPLNVDPRWHGPPPSQLSLALQQALAKELMRAKQGHIQQGGLAFRLLQALAALLTSTHAGPIVMSMHRNHALSCPLMRQLHLYQRLVSQDIAFSSLFLKVIVEMLIWLDNPTVEAGPLKTLLKSFAGQNSHKHRHNDVRTGFLHLAEALAYRRDAEVPVRAIIAMLKAGERCNAEAELIGKVLQGLMEVKSPYLEELLSLLMTVGTQNGTAGPVAMVISLLLQESEERAVKKEVDANNSEVIKSGLSSGLLVDWLEHLDPEVTSVCPDLQQKLLFALSKARGSPAYRPYLLALLTHQSNWSTLLQCISALLSKRRDYKLDPSSALDFLWACSHIPRIWQGRDQKIPQKKTEKFVLRLSSEELISLVDLILSESELNSHDSLHEDKSSMDQASCSLIQSRLPLLHSYCNGDVENIKKVSDYLINCTKKWEDSAMSKRCQNLLLQIYLHFPEVIQHVTLPEGTLSSGGAADGSSCKLDVLVHRLVTLLADIGDSKSAEGRVSDANLACRKLAVSHPVLLLRHLPMIAGLLHGRIHLNMQEFRQQNHMTFFSNVLAILELLQPLVFHSDHQRALQDCLLSFMKVLQNFQRSRSPLVFINKFLQFTQKYITHDAAAAIPYLQRHSDILQRLSAENPDLAQLKSLLAGLTLPVKSSSTEVTAEERDDDMSTGSLPLVNISASVSLSAADMTLYLKKMSRGEAVEDVLEVLTEVDDRSRRSPEIIQYFINDLQRLMTSSEELCRNMAFSLALRCIQNNPCLATDFLPTFMYCMGSGNFDVVQTALRNLPEYVLLCQEHADILLHKAFLVGIYGQIDTSSMISESMKVLHMEATT; this is encoded by the exons ATGAATCGTCCAAAGCCGACAACTCTCAGGCGCCCTAGTGCTGCAAAACCATCAG GGCACCCTCCACCAGGAGATTTCATTGCCCTTGGATCAAAGAGTCAAGGTGGAGAACCCAAAGCCCCTGCTGTCCTCCTAAAGCCAGCAGCCACAGGTTTACCTGCTGACCGTAAGAGAGAGACGACCTCCACTCTGCCCTCCTCATCGGGTCTGTCCAGTCTCGCCAAGCGGCCCAAACTCTCCACCACCCCTCCAGTCAGTGCCCTGGGACGACTCGCTGATGTTGCAGCTGTGGACAAGAGGGCAATATCACCCTCGATCAAGGAGCCATCAGTGGTACCTATTGAAG TGTCACCAGCAGTGCTGCTGGATGAGATTGAGGCTGCAGAGTCAGAAGGAAATGATGATCGCATCGAGGGACTGCTGTGTGGAGCAGTGAAACAACTCAAATTAAACAGAGCCAAACCTGACATCACACTGTATCTCAGCCTTATGTTTCTGGCCAAAATCAAACCCAACGTTTTCGCTACTGAAGGAATTATTGAG GCCTTGTGCAGCCTCCTGCGTCGAGATGCTTCTATCAACTTTAAAGCGAAGGGGAACAGCCTGGTGTCTGTTCTTGCATGCAACTTGCTAATGGCAGCTTATGAGGAGGACGAAAACTGGCCAGAGATCTTTGTCAAA GTGTACATTGAGGACTCTCTGGGGGAAAGAATCTGGGTAGACAGCTCTCACTGTAAGAATTTTGTTGATAACATCCAGACTGCTTTTGGCACAAAGATGCCTCCTAAAAGTATGCTTCTGCAGGCTGACACAGGCCGTTCTGGTGGAGATCTCAGTGCAG gTAGCAGCCCTCACCCCTCAACCCCTGATGAGGACGACAGCCAAACTGAGCTGCTGATAGCAGAAGAGAAACTCAGCCCTGAGGATGATGGGCAGGTTATGCCCAG GTATGAGGAACTAGCAGAGAGCGTGGAAGACTATGTGCTTGACGTCCTCAGGGATCAGTTAAACCGCAGGCAGCCGATGGACAACGTGTCTCGAAATCTTCTGCGTCTGCTTACAGCCACATGTGGCTACAAAGAGGCACGGCTCATGGCTGTGCAGAGGCTGGAGATGTGGCTCCAGAACCCAAAG ttGACTCGACCAGCTCAAGACCTCCTCATGTCTTTGTGTATGAACTGCAACACACACGGATCTGATGACATGGAGGTGATCTCCAACCTGATCAAGATCCGCCTCAAACCTAAAGTCCTCCTCAACCACTACATGCTCTGTGTCAG GGAGCTGCTCAATGCACACAGAGACAACCTGGCTACTATGGTGAAGCTTGTGATCTTCAATGAGCTGTCCAATGCCAGGAATCCCAACAACATGCAAGTCCTCCACACAGTGCTGCAGCACAGCCCAGAGCAAGCTccaaag TTCTTGGCGATGGTGTTCCAAGACTTGCTAACCAATAAAGATGATTACCTCCGCGCTTCCCGGGCATTGCTGAGGGAGATCATCAAACAGACCAAGCATGAGATTAACTTCCAGTCTTTCTGCTTCGGTTTAATGCAAGAGAGAAAGGAGGCCAGCTATGTGGACATGGAGTTCAAA GAACGTTTTGTTATCCAGGTGACAGATTTGCTGACCGTCTCCATGATGTTGGGCATCACAGCTCAGGTCAAAGAAGCTGGCATCGCATGGGacaaaggagagaagaaga ATCTGGAGGTCCTCAGATCGTTTCAGAATCAGATAGCTGCCATACAGAGAGACGCTGTGTGGTGGCTTCACACTGTGGTTCCAACCATCAGCAAAGTTGGTGCAAAAGACTACGTCCACTG CCttcacaaagtgcttttcaCAGAGCAACCTGAGACATATTACAAGTGGGACAACTGGCCTCCTGAGAGTGACAGAAA TTTCTTCCTTCGCCTCTGTTCTGAGGTGCCTCTGTTGGAGGACACGCTGATGCGCATCCTGGTGATCGGGCTGTCACGTGATTTGCCTCTGGGCCCGGCCGATGCCATGGAGCTGGCAGATCACCTGGTTAAGAGGGCTGCTGGAGTTCAGTCTGATG ATCTGGAGGTCCTGAAAGTGGAGAGGATCCAACTCATTGATGCAGTGCTGAATCTGTGTACATACCACCACCCAGAGAACATTCAGCTGCCCGCAGG GTACCAACCACCAAATTTGGCCATATCCACGCTTTATTGGAAGGCATGGCTCTTGTTGCTCGTGGTGGCTGCGTTTAATCCACAGAAAATAG GCTTGGCTGCCTGGGATGGTTATCCTACACTGAAAATGCTCATGGAGATGGTTATGACAAA TAACTATACCTTCCCGCCTTGCACCGTTGCCGACGAGGACACAAAGACGGAGATGATCAACCGCGAGCTGCAGATCTCTCAGAGGGAGAAACAAGAGATCCTGGCCTTTGAGAGCCACTTGGCAGCAGCTTCCACCAAACAGACCATCACAGAGAGCAACAGCTTGTTGTTGTCTCAGCTTACCAGCCTGGACCCACA ggGTCCTCCTCGTCGACCTCCACCTCAGGTCCAGGAGCAGGTTAAGAGCCTCAACCAGTCTTTGCGCCTCGGCCATCTCCTCTGCCGCAGCCGCAACCCAGACTTCCTCCTCAATATCATACAGAGACAG GCTTCCTCTCAGTCCATGCCGTGGTTGGCTGATCTGGTCCAGTCCAGTGAGGGGTCTTTGGACGTGCTTCCAGTTCAGTGCCTGTGTGAATTCCTTCTGCATGACGCTGCAGATGACAGTCTGCCAATAGAGGATGACgaagagggagagagcaaaGAGCAAAGGGCCAAGAAGAGACAA AGACAACAAAAGCAAAGGCAGCTACTTGGACGGCTCCAGGATCTTCTGTTAGGTCCTAAAGCTGATGAACAGACAACTTGTGAAGTGCTGGATTACTTCCTGCGCCGTCTCAGCTCTTCTCAGGTGGCATCAAGAGTCCTAGCTATGAAG GGTTTGTCATTGGTTCTGAGTGAAGGAGGCTTGAAGGACGGAGAGGAGCGGGACCAGCCCATGGAAGAAGACTCGACAGATGCCGAGCTCTTGCCCGGGTACCAGTGGCTGCTACAAGACCTCCCAAAGCTCCCCTTGTTTGACAGCGTCAGGGGTATGACGTCTACTGCTCTGCAGCAG GCCATCCACATGGAGACAGATCCACAGACCATCAGCGCTTATCTCATCTacctatcccagcatgcaccagTGGAAGAGCAGGCTTCCCATAATGACTTGGCTCTGGTAATCACG GATGTCGCCCGGCTGATCGTTGAGCGTTCCACCATCATGAACAGCCTGTTCTCCAAACATTCCACAAGACCCGAATCCGATGCTGTTCTCAGTGCTTTCCTCACCATCTTCTCCACCTACATCAAGAGGATGAGGAAGACCAAGGAGGGAGAGGATCTCTATAGCTGG tcagaATCTCAGGACCAGGTGTTTCTGCGGTGGACTACGGGTGAGACTGCCACAATGCACATCCTTGTAGTCCATGCCATGGTTATCCTGCTGACTCTTGGGCCTCCTAAAG GAGAGAGTGACTTCTACAATCTTTTGGACATTTGGTTTCCCGATAAGAAACCTCTACCCACTGCCTTCCTGGTCGACACGTCAGAGGAGGCCCTTCTGCTGCCTGATTGGTTGAAACTGAGGATGATCCGATCAGAGGTTTCTCGATTAGTTGATGCAG CTTTGCAAGACCTGGAGCCgcagcagctgctgttgttCGTACAGTCCTTCGGCATTCCGGTCTCCAGCATGAGTAAACTGCTTCAGTATTTGGATCAGGCTGTCTCCCATGATCCACAGACACTGGAGCAGAACATCATGGACAAGC ACTACATGGCCCACCTGGTTGAGGTGCAGCATGAGCGAGGTGCCACTGGGGGGCACACTTTCCATGGATTACTTagctcctctcttcctccacacAGAG ATGGTGCTGAAACAAGTAAGGCCAAAGTTACCGTAGAAATGCCCCACAGCTCTGTTAAAATGAGAGCAGCCAGTCAGCTTCCTGCGGTCGGTCCTGATGATGATCTAACTGGAATGATGCTTCAG ATATTCCCTTTAAACGTGGACCCTCGCTGGCACGGTCCACCTCCCAGCCAGCTCTCCCTGGCCTTGCAGCAGGCCCTGGCTAAAGAGCTGATGCGGGCCAAGCAGGGCCACATCCAGCAGGGCGGGTTGGCATTTCGTCTCCTACAGGCCCTTGCAGCCCTGCTTACCTCTACCCACGCAGGACCTATTGTCATGTCAATGCACCGTAACCACGCCCTCTCCTGTCCTCTGATGCGCCAACTTCACCTCTATCAG CGCCTCGTGTCCCAGGACATTGCTTTCTCCTCACTATTCCTCAAGGTCATTGTTGAGATGTTAATCTGGTTAGACAATCCAACTGTGGAGGCAGGACCACTGAAAACCTTGCTCAAATCCTTTGCTGGTCAGAACTCTCACAAACACAGGCACAATGATG TGCGTACAGGTTTCCTCCACCTGGCCGAGGCTTTGGCGTATCGCAGAGACGCTGAAGTGCCAGTGAGAGCCATCATCGCAATGCTGAAGGCTGGAGAGAGATGTAATGCAGAGGCTGAGCTCATTGGGAAAG TGTTACAAGGGCTGATGGAGGTGAAGTCGCCATATTTGGAGGAGCTGTTGTCTCTGTTGATGACTGTTGGTACACAGAATGGGACAGCCGgccctgttgccatggtgatttCCTTGCTGCTTCAGGAAAGTGAGGAGCGAGCTGTGAAAAAGGAAGTAGACGCAAACAA CTCAGAAGTGATAAAGTCGGGACTGAGCTCTGGGTTACTGGTCGATTGGCTGGAGCATCTCGACCCTGAGGTCACTTCAGTGTGTCCAGACCTTCAACAAAAACTGCTGTTTGCCCTCAGTAAG GCACGAGGCAGTCCTGCCTACAGACCTTATCTTTTGGCCTTGCTTACACATCAGTCCAACTGGTCCACCCTCCTGCAGTGTATCAGTGCTCTTCTCAGCAAGCGCAGAGACTACAA ACTGGATCCATCATCAGCCCTGGATTTCCTGTGGGCGTGCAGCCACATCCCACGTATCTGGCAAGGACGTGACCAGAAGATCCCTCAA aagaaaacagagaagtTTGTGCTGCGACTCAGTTCAGAGGAGCTCATCAGCCTGGTGGACCTGATCCTATCAGAGTCAGAGCTCAACAGTCACGACTCACTCCACGAAGACAAAAGCAGCATGGACCAGGCCTCCTGTTCTCTCATCCAGTCCAGGCTGCCCCTCCTTCACTCCTACTGCAACGGCGATGTAGAAAACATCAAGAAGGTCTCAGATTACCTCATCAACTGCACAAAGAAATGGGAGGACAG cGCGATGAGTAAGCGTTGCCAGAACTTGCTGCTGCAGATCTATCTGCACTTTCCCGAAGTAATCCAGCACGTTACCCTGCCTGAAGGCACTCTCAGCAGTGGGGGGGCTGCAGACGGCAGCAGCTGCAAG CTTGACGTCCTGGTCCATCGCCTGGTCACGCTGCTGGCTGATATAGGAGACTCAAAGTCCGCCGAGGGCCGCGTGTCTGATGCCAACCTCGCATGTCGGAAACTTGCCGTGTCGCACCCTGTCCTTTTGCTCAg acaCCTACCTATGATCGCAGGTCTCCTTCACGGTCGCATTCACCTGAACATGCAGGAGTTCCGACAGCAAAACCACATGACGTTCTTCAGTAACGTGCTGGCAATCCTGGAGCTGCTGCAGCCGCTTGTTTTCCACAGCGACCACCAGAGGGCACTTCAAGACTGCCTTCTGTCCTTCATGAAGGTCCTTCAG AATTTCCAGAGGAGTCGTTCTCCGTTAGTCTTCATCAACAAGTTTCTGCAGTTCACGCAGAAGTACATAACTCACGACGCAGCGGCAGCTATTCCTTACCTACAGAGGCATTCTGACATTTTGCA GCGTCTGTCTGCAGAAAACCCAGACTTGGCCCAGTTGAAATCTCTGCTGGCTGGACTCACTTTGCCAGTGAAGAGCTCCTCTACAGAGGTTACGGCAGAAGAGAGAGACG ACGACATGTCCACCGGTTCCCTGCCCCTAGTCAACATATCTGCCTCAGTTTCACTGAGTGCGGCTGACATGACACTGTACCTGAAAAAGATGTCAAGAGGAGAGGCAGTCGAGG ATGTGTTAGAAGTGTTGACAGAGGTGGATGACAGGTCTAGGAGGAGCCCAGAGATCATCCAGTACTTCATA AATGATCTTCAGAGACTCATGACTTCTTCTGAGGAGTTGTGTCGGAACATGGCCTTCAGTCTGGCTCTGCGCTGTATCCAGAATAATCCCTG CCTGGCAACAGACTTCCTGCCGactttcatgtactgtatgggCAGCGGTAACTTCGACGTGGTACAGACTGCTCTCAGGAATCTTCCAGAGTACGTGCTGCTCTGTCAAG AACATGCAGACATCTTGCTCCACAAGGCGTTCTTAGTGGGTATCTACGGACAAATTGACACCAGCTCAATGATCTCAGAGTCCATGAAGGTCCTTCACATGGAAGCAACAACATAA